CTTCTGGATGAAACTCATGTTACACTGGCTGCATCTGAACGGGCGCTCACCTAAAAAAGGAATTGATGTATATTCTATCATAAATCTTTTCGCCAAGATGCCGAGCGTTTATTCGAGCCTCTCGTGAAGTTTGCAGACAAAATATTAAGATGGCGTCGGTCTTACCAGTGTGAATGAGGACGTGTCGGCGCAGATGATAGGAACTCCTGAAGGCGGCACTGCAGTGTTCGCAGATGTGAGGTTTACTGCCCGGTGACACGTTGCCTCCATCCAGCATCGTGGACTACGGGCAACATTCAAGGTATGGAATCAGCAAACCCCAGTTCAGTGAGCCATTTGGCTTGTCGGTGAAGTTTTTCCTCTGATGCTTTACGAAAAGTTACCACTGATGGCAAAGACTTTTGAAAAGCGTGATGGTCACCATGTGTATGAAAAATGGAATACATTTACacagaaaaataacaacactttGAATTGATAGTGAAAAGTGTGAATTTTGTAAGTCGAATGACTCTGATGTATACTCTGCATCAcaatttcattcattaaaataaaaatagaaaatgtaggCGTCAAACCTTTGTCTCGCTCCGCTTCTTCCTTGGCCGGCTCTCTTGTCCATCACCGTTTGACCTGCGACCTTTCCTCCCACCGGGCTCCTTTCCAAACTGACTCGGCAGCTGCCAGGATGACAAAGGAAAACGGCGTGAGAGGCCGCCAGCGCATACGATTTGTTTCATTCAAGGATTGAGCAGGCTCTAAAAAGACTTTACACGGGCATAGAAAAAAAGCTTTGCAAAAACTAATCGTCTCAAAAAGcatcaaaacaaaccaacaaatatGAGCTCAAATTACAAgtacagtcatttttttaaaacctggcCATCTAATAAGAAAATTGAACTTTccctcaaaataaaatcagaaaaaagaaaccagttttcttttttaaagttttaccatgagattaaagtcattgtttttttttcctccataaaATGTTTCATGAGGTGTTTACCACAATTTTACGTTGGACTAAACATTGAAGGTCAAATGTCACTGAAGGTAACGCCCGATTTAATCTGACAGGCCGGAGCAGTACTCACGCTGGCCGCGTTGACTTCGTGCACGAGCAGGTTCGGATTACTGACGGCGACCTCCAGCAGCTCGGTGGTCTTGGCCAGCCCCCCCGGGTAGAGCGGCAAGCGGTAGTCATGCTCAGACATTTTCTCCTGCTTGATGCCCAAGGCGTGGACGTAGTCGCCCGCCCCTGGAAGGGCGCCGCCGCTGCAGTCGGGCGAGTCCCGCTCTTTCTTTAGGATCATCTCCTGCGGCCCGACGGAATGCAGCCGGGTGAAGCTGGTGACGGGCGGCAGGTGGCTGAACATGATCATGCCCGCGCCGAAGGTGCTGTCCATGCCGCCGTTTGGGCGCAGGAAGTCGTTGCCTAACTTGTCTTGCATGATGCTCATGGTGGCGGCTGGATGGGGAAAACTATGGCGTCGCAATCAGTCTCATCCTGCCGGGAGAAACACAGGCAGTCGGAATAATTAGCATGCATAAgctataatgtgtgtgtgtattttcagcATCCTCCAGAATTATTGGCAGctctggttgagatgtgtttaaCATCATTTTATGAGGCCCGCAAAGccaatcatttttgtcaacttgcatgatccttgcttaaatctgtGCTGAAATCCCAAATTGGCATGCGTAATAAATAccggtgacattttgcaataattttgtgaccCCATTTATACTCGCTTGAGTAATAATTGGAACAAATACTTAACTGATTTCAACACGAGCCATCTTTtaatgtacaagtaataatacgataaTAATACGATAATTAAACATGTACACGGTTTCACTGTTTTAACGGTCCTCTGAGgtaagacgtaactccaaagtggcctgcgacaaaaacaaaaaccaaaaaaaaaaaaggttgatgcTCCTGCTGTAGCCGTTgaacaaaatgatcaaaatggaCTCAGCTTTAGAgacatatagagagagagagaaataaaatagGAGGCCGGATAATCGTCAGCATCTCTGCGCAAAAATAGGCTTCAGACAGATTAAAGGTGATGATTGGTAGGGTCAACAAATGGGCTGCAGTCTGGCACGAGGACAAATGCAAGAGGTTCTTGTCTGGCGGGGCGCTGCATTTACTCCGTTTCCCATCGAACGTTAATCTGCGCGACCGTTTGTGTCTGATCCAGTCATCCTATTTGCATGAGGATTATATGCCAATGAGTGCTGGTGTGATTACACACATCAATCCAGAGATGCAAGATGCTGCCAATGATAGTGTTCAAATATAAATCAATGCTTAGTATTAAGTATAAGTATATAACATAAACTCATTGGCATTGTTAGAAAATGAGGGCTGTCTGAATTTAAGGACGCGGTTTATTTATTACCAAATATATTTTGACGGGCCGTTGGCAAATGTAAATACAGGGGTCCTTGTTTTACAACAGAGTTAAATTCCTACAGCGGTGGTATGCAAGTCTGAACACGCCATCGTCTCTGATCACAAAGTCATGCTAACGCAGCGGTAAAGCTGCATGTGGCAAACAAAGTTGTTGTTCCAGTAAAGTATTTTGCAACAGCATTGGCGTGATCAGCGTAAAAATTGCTGTTGAGCACCTGCGGGGTACTTCTTTTTAAGTGACATCGCAACTCGGGCCTCCCACTTTAAAGGGTGTCCCTGTGCACTTTTCCTAGACTTCCCACGTTGTTTCCTCAACCATCACTTTTTATTCTGCCCtaaaaccatttaaaaataaaatgaaatacttGGAACCCAATTTGGACCCCTGAGCCACAGTTTGCAAAACGATAGCTCATAACTCgcatttaatacattttattcctCCCTTCTGGGGTCTAAATGAAATGGAGTGTGGTACTTTAGTCCCGATTTAACCACGCTGCTCGGCGTTGGCAAAAAGTCAGGAGGCTCAAATAATGCCAACTGTCTCGGGGCGCCCTCCGTCGTCTTGTTCTTTGTGATGCGGGACAATAATTAATGTGGCCGCGCAATTTCAGCAACGCGTATCAACCTCGCCGCGGCGCACAAAAACGCACAAGCTCTCGAAATCGAAACAAAACATGCAATGCCAAGGTTGCATCTGTCATCAGGAGGTTTAGTTGGTCAAAAAGTTACCTTTTCGGTTGAACTGGAAGATATTATAATTGGAGGACACTCACGAACGAATAATGAAGGACGAAAGAGCAGCTGCTTCttttcggattaaaaaaaaaaagaaaaagaaaataaatcataaatttTCATTCGTATTTAATCAGAGTCGGCGACTTGGTTCTTCCGGAAACCGGAGCGAGCGTATGCGGCGATGGAGCAACGAACACGGGCATGACCCACAAAGtcccgagtgaacaatgatgcTCGGTCCTATTAGCTTAGCAATGCTAACCGAGCGGCGTCGGGCAGCTTTTGTTGTCTGTCCCGCACGAGAAGTTTAAACTTTCCAGACATAGCCATTAGAAActggctttttgtgtgtgttgcttttaAACCACGGCCGGCGTGTCACTTACCGGCGCATGAGCACCACAAGCCGCTCCTCAGGCCGGCGTCGTTGGCTCTCGGCGCTCccgttttccccaaaaaatctcGAGTCAAAACATTGTTCTCCGGCAGCTGCTGGGTTCTTCCATCTTGGCTGCGCGCGGGGCATTGTGGGTCTTGGATGTGCGCGTGCAAACAAACGCGCGCGCCCGCACCCgcgtttcaaaacattttgttgataCAACAAAGTGTGTAGTTTTGCACACagacgtttgaaaaaaaaaaaaacagtgttatTGATGTCAGTGTAAAATAATAGATGAAAATCAACAGTGTCAAAAGTTTGATcggggaaattgttttttttttacaatatttaataactCTCGGAGATTAGGTCCGCAAAGTCTTCTCTGCTGGACTAAAATCAGAAGATGTCCGCTACTTTTCATCCCAATTGGTTGGTGGGAGCAAAACTGGTTACAGCTAACATCGACTCGTAAATCACCTGCGAGACAATCTGCACACTTCAAGTACATGTAATAATCAACAACAGTAACACTTAATTGACAACTAAGCAACTATCAAATTAATCGAAAGTCATTTTTGATTATCGATAGATTGGGGACTTATTATAGATTTGTCCAAGTAGTCAGAACTTACAGTATTTGTCATAATTGTAGACAGTTCTTTCCATTCAAAATTTAATATTAGTGACGCGATTGGTCATTGTGGAGCTTGTCTCTAAGGTGGACATTTGGTGGTACAGTAATGTGAAATGTAAAAAGCTAAttgtttatttgtcatttaaaaatatttgtttatggACATTGTCATCTTAATAGTTGAAATTTAGGAAAGTTAGTGCATGGTCTGACCAAGGGTGAAAACTAGAGGAACCAGCACTGAACCTTGAGGGATACCTTGGGAGAGAAGTGTGATGGAAATGTCCTCTAAATAAAGCCTACAATACATTTCTTATATAGCCACTGCAGCAACAGAATATGAACCCATTAGAAATATAGCACAATATCAACATTTGAATGCCATAAATGTATCGTTAGGGAAAATAATCACACACAAAAGGTGAATTCAAAttgtcatacagtatattgaaaggaaatgtttcttttacggattaaaaaaaatctagatgATATGTCATCTTTCCACAATGAATATTGCCTCGCGCTGACGCGAAGGTCGATCACAGCAACAAAGCAACGCTTCAGTCCGTTTGCTTTGGAAACAAAAGAAGTGAACACCTTCTCCAAGGTGAAGCGGACAAAGGCAAGATCGTCCCACTGCGGAATGTGCGCCCGAATGCACGTATCGTATGACGTAGACTCTTGTACATTACTCATTAATAATTCAGTACCTCTTTGTTTCCTCCCCCAGCTCTCCTTGAATCTCTCAAACAAAGcatggggataaaaaaaaaaaaaagaagtgaggcATAGCAACGTGTAACAGATGGCGTTCCCGGGTGTTCTAATCCTCAAGGATCAGCGGTCCCCCCCCTTGTTGGGGCACGGGTCTCTCTGTGTGACCAGCCACAACATTGGCCTGTCAAAGTGACCAAATCCTGATTCCTTTGCTGACTGATAGATAATCTGGAAGGTCCCATAGAGCCTATTTGAGGGTTCAAGTCTCGTCTTTATCTAACATCATTCAAAACGAGTTTTGCTTGGTGTTTTTCCCCCTTCTAAGATTTGCATCAGGCATCTTCTCCTTGCATCAACTTCTACATAaataatacaaagtaaaaacattttctttctttatacacacacacatgtgaaaGTAGGTGTGTCCTCTCTGAGATTTTATAAATGTGTATTCAAACTAACAAATACACTTTTTAATAGTTGAACAATTTACATATGGGAAAATTAGCCATGAAACGAAATGGTTCAATTAGTCCATTTGGCATCCTTCCAGCTCTCTAAGCATTCTTTTCCTCCATTTAAGTTGTACAGGAGAGCCGATTTCCCTCTGCAAAATTAAGGCTCGAGATAAGCGGTTTGGCATCGCAGTTTACGAGAGAAAATTAGCATTTGTAGGCTCACCAACGCACAGCTAGCACATTTAATTGTTGAATTAAGTGCTCGAGTGACTGAGTCCGCTTTTCAGACATCTGGCGGAAACCGCATTAAAGTCGAGAACGTCCAACTTTGAACAGCAAACTTGAAGGCAAATTAAAGTGTCTGGAGTCTGGAGAAAAATGCCTGCTTACTAAAGCGAACCGATACCCCTGTCAAACAAATCATAGTCGAACAAGTGAACCAGGAAATTGGTGTCAGTTGACACCGAAGAAAGgtttgaactgtttttttttccgagctgTGCCAGAAATAAAGCTACGAAGCTGCACTTCGGTCATTCAGCCACCAGATGGCGCAGTCAGCCACGAGCTTGAAAGCTATGCGCGTGCGTCCAcaataacaatttcataaaagtccattaaaaaagccaaagaactaAATGTCCAAattgataacaaaaaaaaatattacttacTCAGACGGACAAATCGCACAATGACGAAAGACGGCGAATTCAGCTCAACGGCTCCTCCTCTCCTATTCAACGTGGTCACGCACACAGAACTCTCccctccttttctttctttctcacgCACGCCCACCTCCTCCATCCACCTTCCTCTTCAGTTGGAACCCGAGCTGCAACCGGTGGACATCCCGCAAGCAGTGAGTTTAGTCTCCCCCAACCCCCGTGCGTAAAAAGTGACCATGGTGCCTTTTACGCACCGCTGCAAACCGGAGAAAACGATGGAGTAGTCGCCCGCTTGGATTCGCGCTGAGATGGCGGCACTTCGCAGGAAATTCGGCGAGGACTACCAGGTGGTCAGCACCAACCGGGCCGGCGGCGTGGAtggaagcggcggcggcggcggcggcggcttctcCGTGCCGGCGGCAAAGAAGAAGAGGCAACGCTTCGTGGAGAAGAACGGCCGCTGCAATGTGCAGCACGGCAACCTGGGCGGCGAGACCAGCCGCTACCTGTCGGACCTGTTCACCACCTTGGTGGACCTTAAGTGGCGCTGGAACCtgctcatcttcatcctcacctacacGGTGGCGTGGCTGGTGATGGCGTCCATGTGGTGGGTGATCGCCTACATCCGCGGCGACCTGCAGCAGCACGCCCGTGACGCGTCCTACACGCCGTGCGTGGCCAACGTGTACAACTTCCCGTCCgccttcctcttcttcatcgAGACGGAGGCCACCATCGGCTACGGCTACCGCTACATCACCGAAAAGTGTCCCGAGGGCATCATCCTCTTCCTGTTCCAGTCGCTGCTGGGCTCCATCGTGGACGCTTTCCTCATCGGTTGCATGTTCATCAAGATGTCGCAGCCCAAGAAACGCGCCGAGACGCTCATGTTCAGCCAGGACGCCGTCGTCTCGCAGCGGGACGGCCGGCTGTGCCTCATGTTCCGCGTGGGCAACCTGCGAAACAGCCACATGGTGTCCGCGCAGATCCGATGCAAGCTCATCAAGGTAAACGGGGAAGGAGCAGTCCGGTTGGGGATGGCGAGAAATTGAACGCTGCAACTTTCCCGATTGCACTTTGAAGCCCTTTACGGGGGCGGCGCGTCACGTTGGGGAAACGTTGTGGGGAAATTGAGTCAATCGGCGGGGTCCAAAGTGAgacgcaggattttttttttcatttaaataaaaaaataaaagctatcccaccattttatttttcatttagaaCATCCCCAAAAtggtttgtttcatttcaaataattcCTCAACGTAAAGAAATGCAATTAAAAGAGAAAGGTATTAAATGGgttcaatatccatccattttccgaaccgcttgatcctcatacggcggggtgggggtgctggagcatatcccagccgtcttcgggcagtaggcgggggggggaccctgaatcagttgccagtcaatcgcagggcacacagagacaaacaaccatccacgcccacactcaaacctagggacaatttagaatgtccaatcaggctgccacgcatgtttttggaatgtgggaggaaaccggagcacccggagaaaacccacacaggcccggggagaacatgcaaactccacacagggaggccggagctcgaatcgaacccggtacctctgcactgtgaagccgacgtgctaaccactggactaccgggccgctgggtTCAATATTTTATcttaaagtttttaaaaaactgttacAATATATTACAAAATATGCTTATTTGTGTTACCAGAATTCTTTAAAAAACGTACAAGAAGATACCACTTTTTAAACACACTTTTGAACCATTTTtcaaccccaccccctccacaaTTTCAAATAATGAGATCCCATTCAGTTTTGGCCTTCATTTAGCATTTGGGCACCAATTCAAAACACACAAGTGAGGAATACTTTGGCCCTGCGTGGTAAAAAGGTTTCAAAATGAGTCTGTCCGAATTGGAGACTTTTTAATCGCTGAAATATTTCATGAAGCTTTACCGCGAAACCAAGTCCAATCCAAATGTAATCGAAACTGATCTAAAACAGAAGTCTTTAAATTTAATGTGTCCACAATGAGACTCGTATTTAGCCTTAGAGATCATTCAGAAGCTGTAAAACCAGAGAAAACATGTTTCATCGGAATCTGATCAAACAGCCATGAAGCACCAGTTCAGAAAATACCAACAAGAAATACACGGCGACAGGCAATAGTCGACAAGGCTCAAATATGGACTTGCCGCAAAAACGTTAATTTTAGTCACGCTCAATCACTGATTTGATTACACTTGAGCATTGGCGCAGGTCATATTGAATATGAAGAGGCAAGCAGTAGCGAGCAGGTGTCAATGCACAACAGATgctcagcttttctttttttccttttttgaaagcaaacagagCTCACTATCACTATCCATCAGCAGCGGCAGGTGTgagataagtgtgtgtgtgtgtgtacgcacgcACGCTGGTCAGGTAGGTGTAAAAGCACGAGTACGGTTGGCCTTCCAAGAGAAGCGCAGTGGAGTAGCactgtgagttaaaaaaaaaactgcactccCGGGAGCCCGAGCTGAACATAAAAGGATATTTATGGCTCTTGTGAACCCAGGCATCATTCACTTCCTTTATgatcttcatctttttttttttttttaaacctcagccAAGGAGCTTTGTCAAGCAGCGAGAGAAAGCATCACTCGGACGTGACGCAGGGAAAATCCTGTAAAAATGTCCACGTCAGAACGCTAACCCGTATTTACATCAGCGATGTTGTGAAATAATGCTTACACATAAGATCACAATCATATTAATATGTTCTCTACAACTCTAATGTAACACAAAACCTTTAAGGTTCCATGCAATTCTAATTTCATACATTTGTATTCAATGTGATGTACTTTAACACCATATTACATGCTGTGGACAACTCTAATCATATTTAATGTTCTTTCACACACCGGCCATATTGAATATTGGATGTAATTCGAATGTTTCAGGATCTTTACAATTCCGATATACCAAATATAATGTTATTTATAACTGTAAGTTACTGTATAGACATTTTGGGCTCTATTTTCACGCACAGCGCCTGGTGTAAATCTGTGCAGGGGCAGGTTAGACCAGGTATTGGTATTTTTGAAGAGTTTGGCACAATTTAAAACGGGCTGACTTGATTCACCGGCAATGGAAGAGGCTCGTCATTCCGCGGCCCTTGACACGGCGGACGCAGAAAGTGATTTGCTGGAGTCCAAGCAGGCAAAAGTACGTTCACgaggatgatgtaaagttggcgAGGGCGATTAAAGatctgtgaagtgggcacttggagatcaCCTTCCACCCCGACAGCACTTGTCCGTTGTTATTTTCCTCCCCGCAAAGAAGCTAGTGCGAACTGACAGTGGCTGAAGACGGCTGCAGAAAAGTAGATCAAAAAGATTGACCGTCCGCTCTTTAATTATCATAAATGACTTCCTTCCCATTATATCCACGTTCAGCATGCAAAAAAAgggccgtaaaaaaaaaaaaaagaaactgcatTAGTCGGGAGCCGCTCCTCTTTTCGCCACATGGGGAGTGTTGTGTCAGGAGGCTTAATGATGCatgaatgaggaggaggaggagttggactttttccacatttgcaAACACGCAATCGGCCCGTCAAGCGTAATCGCACACAATCGCATCGACAAAACCACAAGCGATTCGGTACGCTTCATGGATTGTTTAATACGAGACTGTTGGAAATAAGTGAATACAATTTcatagaataaatattaaaatgtagGTTGTAGATGGACAAAGCGGAACCGAGCTTCTGAgaatggaaaatattttgttggcCTTGACCACCACCATTGAgtgttaaatatgttttttaaaacattgcctgGAGAGTTAACGAAGCTTCATTGAAGCTCTGATGGAAACTGTTTCCGAAGCCAAACAAATTGCCGTTTTAAGAGGGATTGTGTCGGACCTCACAGATCCCGCCGCCGTCCGTTTGTGTGAAAGCGTGAAACGATGGCGGCTGTTTGGACAGGAAGTTGCGGGGCGATCGGCGTAGTGGATAATTAGTGGCTGACAGCTGCCAACAGAAAGACaaagaagaggagaaggaggaggaagatgagtctGTCACTCAGTGAGCGGCTGCCGAGTACCGATGGAACAGCAAAATGCCACAGGTGCAGTGAGCGAGAGAACTTAATGAAACATTTGCATTAAGACTTGGTTAGCACGatgggctcacagtgcagaggtacagggttcgattccgggctctGGAAGTGTATACATTtaagcacattcattcattcattcattcatccatcttccgagccgcttgatcctcactagggtcgcggggggtgctggagcctatctcagctgtcttcgggcagtaggcgggggacaccctgaatcggttgccagccaatcgcagggcacacagagacgaacaaccaaccacgctcacactcacacctagggacaatttagagtgttcaatcagcctgccacacatgtttttggaatgtgggaggaaaccggagcacccggagaaaacccacgcaggcccggggagaacatgcaaactccacacagggaggccggagctggaatcgaacccggtacctctgcactgtgaagccgacgtggtaaccactggactaccgggccgccccatttaaGCACATAGCAAGTCAAGTCTAGTAAACGCGGCGCTAGGGAAGCGAAATCCTCTTATTTGAGGCACAGAGACTCTGGGAAAAGACAGCAGACTTGTAAGCCGCTTCGCCTGTGGACTGTCGCCATACGGGatgctcatccatcttgttaatGTGACAAGAGACAaggcagcgaaaaaaaaaaaagtggaaaggaCGGAGGTAAGGAGTTTTGACGGGCTTGCTCACAAGCCGCGAAGTTGCTAACAAGTGAACAGCGGCAACGACACGGAACCCTGCGGCACACCTCATTCATATTCAATAGGAGACGAGGCTGTTTACTCACATGACACTCGCAGGGGGACTTCATGGGGGTCGTTGGCCGGCGGCAATGTCATGGACGGGTCAGTGGGGGGGCCGAGGGGGTTGCTGATGTTGTTGATGATGTTAGTGGACGTATAGAGAAACCTGCAACATGAATAAATGCATGCTGACTGCACAGGCGATAACAGGACAGTGtacatcctgtgtgtgtgtgtgtgtgtgtgtgtgtgagaccatgCATGAAGAGGATCTGACTTTGTGCATTGGGTGGCAGTTATGATGAATACATGGCAACTGTTTGCATTATTTCAAGTGGTTGCATTTATTCCATCGTGAGAGGTAGAAGTTGTCAATAACGGGTCCATCTTTCAGTCCCGCCAGACCCCCGAGGGCGAGTTTCTGCCCCTGGACCAGTGCGAGCTGGACGTGGGCTTCGGCACGGGGGCCGACCAACTCTTCCTGGTCTCGCCACTCACCATCTGCCACGAGATCAACCCCAAGAGCCCCTTCTTTGAACTGTCGCAGCGCTCGCTCACCAGTGAGCAGTTTGAGATCGTGGTGATCCTGGAGGGCATCGTGGAGACCACTGGTAAGCGGCGACGACTCCTCCGTCTTCGC
This region of Hippocampus zosterae strain Florida chromosome 17, ASM2543408v3, whole genome shotgun sequence genomic DNA includes:
- the kcnj19a gene encoding G protein-activated inward rectifier potassium channel 1, coding for MAALRRKFGEDYQVVSTNRAGGVDGSGGGGGGGFSVPAAKKKRQRFVEKNGRCNVQHGNLGGETSRYLSDLFTTLVDLKWRWNLLIFILTYTVAWLVMASMWWVIAYIRGDLQQHARDASYTPCVANVYNFPSAFLFFIETEATIGYGYRYITEKCPEGIILFLFQSLLGSIVDAFLIGCMFIKMSQPKKRAETLMFSQDAVVSQRDGRLCLMFRVGNLRNSHMVSAQIRCKLIKSRQTPEGEFLPLDQCELDVGFGTGADQLFLVSPLTICHEINPKSPFFELSQRSLTSEQFEIVVILEGIVETTGMTCQARTSYTEDEVLWGHRFLPVMSLEEGFFRVDYSQFHSTFEVPTPAYSVKEHEEKNSLPSPASTPALTESQRARRDRVFSVDCINAATATMGGGGGGGRRLPSKLQRINSSGKEDLQRKVLMLSSQHSEKACSTGDLPLKLQRLGSSPGPDDSLKVGFEPMTQSTGDLYQHSLMPTLCPPQPSARSPLLSAGRRPEDNLPAKLRKMNR